In one Grus americana isolate bGruAme1 chromosome 1, bGruAme1.mat, whole genome shotgun sequence genomic region, the following are encoded:
- the LRRC4 gene encoding leucine-rich repeat-containing protein 4: MKLLWQVTVHHHRRRRAWRAALVSYLTVHAWILYVAAASPGPQSCPSVCSCSNQFSKVVCTRRGLAEVPPGIPSNTRYLNLMENNIQMIQADTFRHLHHLEVLQLGRNAIRQIEVGAFNGLASLNTLELFDNWLTVIPSGAFEYLSKLRELWLRNNPIESIPSYAFNRVPSLMRLDLGELKKLEYISEGAFEGLYNLKYLNLGMCNIKDMPNLTPLVGLEELEMSGNNFPEIKPGSFHGLKSLKKLWIMNSQINLIERNAFDDLTALVELNLAHNNLSSLPHDLFAPLRYLVELHLHHNPWDCDCDILWLSWWLREYIPTNSTCCGRCHAPLHMRGRFLVEVDQTSFQCSAPFIMDAPMDLNISEGRVAELKCRTPSMSSVRWLLPNGTVLSHASSHPRISVLNDGTLNFSHVLLTDTGVYTCMVTNVAGNSNASAYLNVSTAELNTSNYSFFTTVTVETTEISPEDISPKFTKPVPTTSTGYQPAYTTTTTVLVQTTRTPKQVAVPTADSGDKMQTSLDEVMKTTKIIIGCFVAVTLLAAAMLIVFYKLRKRHQQRSTVTAARTVEIIQVDEDIAPAATTTAAAPAGVSGEGAVVLPAIHDHINYNTYKPAHGAHWTENSLGNSLHPPGTTLSEPYIIQTHTKEKVQETQI, translated from the coding sequence ATGAAGCTCTTGTGGCAGGTAACTGTGCAccaccaccgccgccgccgcgcctgGAGAGCTGCCCTGGTCTCCTACCTGACGGTACACGCGTGGATTCTATACgtcgccgccgcctcccccggaccccagagctgcccctcCGTTTGCTCCTGCAGTAACCAGTTCAGCAAGGTGGTCTGCACCCGTCGCGGCCTCGCCGAGGTCCCCCCTGGGATCCCCTCCAACACCCGATATCTCAACCTCATGGAGAACAACATCCAGATGATCCAGGCGGACACTTTCCGTCACCTGCATCACCTGGAGGTCCTGCAGTTGGGCAGGAACGCCATCCGGCAGATCGAGGTGGGGGCTTTCAACGGGCTGGCCAGCCTCAACACCCTGGAGCTCTTCGACAACTGGCTGACCGTCATCCCCAGCGGGGCCTTCGAGTACCTCTCCAAGCTGCGGGAGCTGTGGTTGAGGAACAACCCCATCGAGAGCATCCCCTCGTACGCCTTCAACCGGGTGCCCTCCCTCATGCGCCTGGACCTGGGCGAGCTGAAGAAGCTGGAGTACATCTCCGAGGGGGCTTTCGAGGGGTTGTACAACCTCAAGTACCTGAACCTGGGGATGTGCAACATTAAGGACATGCCCAACCTGACGCCCttggtggggctggaggagctggagatgtcGGGCAATAACTTCCCCGAGATCAAACCGGGCTCCTTCCACGGGCTCAAGTCCCTCAAAAAACTCTGGATTATGAACTCGCAGATCAACCTGATCGAGCGGAACGCCTTCGACGACCTGACTGCGCTGGTGGAGCTCAACCTGGCCCACAAcaacctctcctccctgccccacgaCCTCTTCGCCCCGCTGCGGTACCTGGTGGAGCTCCACCTGCACCACAACCCTTGGGACTGCGACTGCGACATCCTCTGGCTGTCGTGGTGGCTGCGGGAGTACATCCCCACCAACTCCACCTGCTGCGGGCGCTGCCATGCCCCCCTGCACATGCGGGGCAGGTTCCTGGTGGAGGTGGACCAGACCTCCTTCCAGTGCTCGGCGCCCTTCATCATGGACGCCCCCATGGACCTCAACATCTCCGAGGGGCGGGTGGCCGAGCTCAAGTGTCGAACTCCTTCCATGTCCTCCGTTAGGTGGTTGCTGCCTAACGGGACGGTCCTGAGCCACGCGTCCAGCCACCCGCGCATCTCCGTCCTCAACGACGGCACCTTGAACTTCTCCCACGTCTTGTTGACGGACACCGGGGTTTACACCTGCATGGTGACCAACGTGGCGGGGAACTCCAACGCCTCGGCCTACCTCAACGTGAGCACGGCTGAGCTCAACACCTCCAACTACAGCTTCTTCACCACCGTCACGGTGGAGACCACCGAGATCTCCCCGGAGGACATCTCCCCCAAGTTCACCAAGCCCGTGCCCACCACGTCGACGGGCTACCAGCCGGCgtacaccaccaccaccaccgtcCTGGTCCAGACCACGCGGACGCCCAAGCAGGTGGCGGTACCCACCGCCGACTCCGGCGACAAGATGCAGACCAGCTTGGACGAGGTGATGAAGACCACCAAGATCATCATCGGTTGCTTCGTGGCGGTGACGCTCCTGGCCGCGGCCATGCTCATCGTCTTCTACAAACTCCGCAAGCGACACCAGCAACGCAGCACCGTGACGGCCGCCCGGACGGTCGAGATCATCCAGGTGGACGAGGACATCGCGCCGGCGGCGACGACCACGGCGGCGGCTCCCGCCGGCGTATCAGGTGAGGGGGCAGTGGTGCTGCCCGCCATTCATGACCACATTAACTACAACACCTACAAACCGGCACACGGGGCCCACTGGACAGAGAACAGTTTGGGGAACTCTCTGCACCCCCCCGGGACCACCCTCTCTGAACCCTATATAATTCAGACCCACACCAAGGAGAAGGTACAGGAAACCCagatatga